The Candidatus Saccharimonadales bacterium genomic interval GTAGTCGCTTTTGACCATGACACTCTTGGCTCCCAGCTTCATAGCCTCTTTGGATCTGGTCTCATCACTTAAATTGGTCAAAATAATAACCGGGATAGGTTTGGTCAGTTCATCGGCTTGCAAGCGACGCATCACCTCAATACCGTCCATATCTGGCATCATAATATCTAGCAAAATAAGATCGGGTTTAACTT includes:
- a CDS encoding response regulator, with amino-acid sequence MAKKILLIDDDPLIVRMYERIFSFSDIEVVSALLPGDGLQKASQVKPDLILLDIMMPDMDGIEVMRRLQADELTKPIPVIILTNLSDETRSKEAMKLGAKSVMVKSDYSPKQVVEKVVAALQ